The Buteo buteo chromosome 1, bButBut1.hap1.1, whole genome shotgun sequence sequence GGGGCCACCCCGTCCCCACCAGCCGCGGCCCTACCTGGCAGGATGGGTCGGAGGCAGCGTCTGCTGACTGCTGGCCGCAACCCGGCTCTGGCCTCTCGCCTGGTTCCTGGAGGTCCCAACGGTCACGAAGCCACCTGTGTCTGTGTCCCAGCAGCTCCCGCTCGCCCACTCCCCTGCCGAGAAGCAGGGATGGGCTCAGCTGGCTCCGCAGACCGGCATGGCCCTAGCAGCCCCCCCAAGACCTTCTCCAGTCCTGAGACCACTGCCCAGGTCCCCCCGCACCCTGTGGCTGTCAGCTCTGCCAACAGCTccaaagcaaaaccactgcCAGCGCCAAGGTCCCTTACCGGAAGGAGGCAGTGGTGGCTCCCCAGCCTCCAgcagggacggggacaggggGATCCCCCCCGGGCTGCGCTGGCCACGGGAGCTGTTCTGCTGTGGGGTGAGACAAGGTTCAGGCCCTGCGGTGCGGCAGCTGGGGATGCCAGGGATGCCGGAGCCGGGACTCACCCGTAGCAGGGCCCGGCAGGCCTCCAGCTGGGCGGCCGCATCGGCGTTGGCGCCATCCAGGCGCAGCAGCTCCTCGAACGTGCTGACGGCCTCGGCGTAGCGCTGGGGCCAGCAGAGAGGGGCTGAGCTTCTGCTGCTCACTCTGGCCCCCCGCCCAGCTCTACTGGCACCTTGCAgccccccacccagccctgctggcaCCCAACGGTCTCCCATTCTGCCCCACCGGCACCCCATGGCCCCTGCCCAGTCCCGGTACCTTCAGCCCCCGCAGTGCCTTGCCCTTGCGGAAGAAGCCTTTGGGCCAGCCGGGCTGGAGCCCCAGCGACACCTGCGCGTCCCTGAGCGCCTCCTCGTAACGCTGAAGCTTCTCATAGCAGTAGGAGCGGTTCCCAAAGAGCCTGCGGGGAGACCGGGATCGCTGCTGCCCAGGACCTGCAGTCCTTGGGGAATGCTGCTCCCTGGCCCCCCTCACTCACCGGTGCTCCCTGGGGTTCAGCTTCACGGCCTCCGTGAAGGCCTGCACGGCCTCAGCGTAGCGGCCCTTCTGGGCAGCCTCGTTGCCACGGCCTGTGGGGAGAGCATCGGCTGCTGCCGACCCaccggcccggccggggagcagagctgtgcccCCGCCCGCAGCGGGGACACAGGCATTTGCTGGGGATgagcagaggggagcaggacGGCAGAGAAGACAGTGGCTCTGCTGTCACCCAGCCGCAGGGGAAAGGTGCCTTGGGGACAGGCCAGAGCCACGTCAGCCTGTAAAGAGCCGTGCCAGAGGGGAGTCCTGGCACAAACCTCCCTGGGGCAGACCTACCCACAgagctgagaagcagcagggcagagaCCCCATGTGCCCACCCCCTTCCCTCGCAACCTGGGGGGGGGCCTAAGGCACTGACCCGCGATAATCAGGCTCTGCTCCACCACGCTTGTGTCCAAGGGCACAGTCTTGGGCTCGCGTGCCTGTGgggtgggcaggcagggcagcgaGGCCTTGGGTTCCTGTGgggtgggcaggcagggcagcgaGGCTTTGGGTTCCTGTGgggtgggcaggcagggcagcgaGGGCTCAGGTGCCCATGAGGCGGGCAGGTCACTCCCCAGGGCCCTGTGGGTTCCAACTCACCTTCCCCAGCGCTCTCCTGCCCGGCTCCACATTGTCCATCCTGGCCGGCTTCTCCTTCCCAGGTGCCGGCAGCCTCACGCCTGCTTTCTGCCGGGCTTTGAAGACGAAGGTGCAGCTCAAGTCCAGCTCATCCTGGGAGAGGCAGGGTGGGCGAGGCGGGCAGAGCCCCAGGCCCATCCGCAGGGCAGACCCTGCACTAGGCTGGCACCCATGCCAGAAGCTCTCACCTCCATCTCCTCGGCCTTGGCCTCCtggcctcctctctcctctcccaagGAGGCTGTGCTGCCCCCGAGGCACGGGGAATGGCTGGGGCCCGGCCAgccctcctgctcctcagcaTTGCTGTTTTGCGGGTGCTCAGCACCTGCAGGGCTGCTCAGGGATGAGGTGCTCTGGAAGAGAGAGCAGGAGTGAGACAGCAGCTGGGGACAGtggggctctgcctgcccaccccTCTCCCCACAGCGTCCCACCTTCAGAGACGTACAGGACCCCTGAAGGCTGCTGTGGCACCCACAGCCAGGCAGGGTCTGGGGTGAGGCGTCAGCGCAGTCACTCACCAACTCGGcttccttcttgcttttcagctctTGTCCCAATTTCTCTCGTTTCTTCCGgtctttctgcttctggaaaCCGGAGAGTGAGCCATGAGCAGGTACCAGGCAGAGCAGCGCAGACCCACCCCCGGTCccatgctgcagctctgcctcagCGCTGCTGCGGGGGTGGGAGCAAGTCCTGGGCTGCCCCCAAGATTCACTTCCCTCCCAGGGCAACAGCAAGGCTCAGGAGGATGGGAAAtgcgggcagctgcctgcatgcTGTGGGCTGTGAGGGCAGACCCCCCGCAGGGTGTACCCACcttcttcttcagcttttttttctctgctttccttttcatgcGTTCCTCCTCCGCCACCAGCTCCTGCGCATTCCTCTCTGCTTCCTGGGGGAGCGACGCTGTGAGCACCAGTGCCTGGCACCGTGCCATGGCCAGGAGAGCGGGACAGCCCCGGGTGTGGGCAACGCTGCCAGCCCCCAGCCACTCCCCCCCAAGGAGATGGGAGAAGAGGGACTGGAGGATGCAACAGGGCCGAGGTGGGGGCACCGTGGGGAGCAGAAACAGGCAGCAAACAGGCAGCCcgcgggcagggagggggccCTCACCTCGGCTGTAAGCTGGTGCCTCCAGGGCGCGGGCAGCCTGTGCATCTTCACCTGGAGAGCGCTTGGTGGGGGGTGAGTGGGCAGAGCTCCCTCGTACAAGAAGGAGCTCTTGAACCCGCAGAAGTTGTAGGGGGGGTCGCTGTCCTCGCTGGAAATGTCCCAGTGCTGGCTGAAGTCTATccactcctcttcctcttcatcctcatcATCCTCCCCGCTGGACTCCTCCAGCCGGCTGGGGTAGTACCAGAAGCCCGGGTCTGCACAGGGAGAACCGGGGCCGTCAGcggcagctccccccccccgccccgccccgcccggtgACTCCTCCCGACTCACCGCGGCCGAAGACGGCCCGGGCCCCGGACGCTTCCCCCATCGAGACGGCCTGCGGCGGCACCGGCAGCtgcagcggcggcggcgacgcTGCCTTCCGCGGGGCTCCAGCCGCCCCCGGGAGCcagcccccggccccagcccccgccggccccccaCATACCTGCCGCTGGCTACGCTCGGCATCGGCGGCGCCGGGCAGGCAGTGCCGGGGGCAGAAGGGCGCTGCGGGGAGCGGAGCCAGCCCTCAGCCGTCGGAAACGAAACCGAaacgcggcggcggggcgggggccgggctcctcccgctccgccgcccccccctccccaacccccaccGGCACCGGgcacccccgccccgccccaccGAGCACCGgccccggcgggccggctcaCAGCGCGGCTCCCGTCGCTGCGGGACCCTGTCCCGGCCGTCCCGGGACCCGCCGGTCCCTGCCCCGGGAtcccccggccccctccccgccccgtaCCGCCGCTCCAGCCGCCGGGGCCGAGCACACAGCCCCAGGGAcaggcggcgggggcggcccccAACCTGGAGGCGCCCAGGCCCAGCCCGGCCGGGTCCCGcgtcccgcccgccccccgcatcgccccgggccgccgccgccggaaGTGGGGCAGGGCGTGGACCGGAAGCGGGACGGGAAGCGGACCGGAAGTGGGGCAGTGCGCCGGCTGAGGCTGCCTGGCCGCCATGTTGGGTGCGGGCAGGACGGCGGCCCGCGAGGCCCGCACCCAGCAGCACCGGGGCTCCGCGTCCCCTCCCGCCATCCCCGCCTCGCCTCAAGCCGCGGGCCCGGCCGCCTCCCGCTGCTCAGGaccacccccccgcctccaCCGGGGACGGCGGCGCTGACCTCGCAGCGGGTCAGCCCTGCCCGTTCCTCCGGATTAGCGCGGGCGCGGCCTAAGCCTATTTCCTCCCACCGCCCCCGGCGATGGCCCAGCATGGAGGACGGCGGCCCTGAGCGTCGCGGCGgggagccctgcctgcaggTGAGGCCCCGAACGGACGAGGAGACCCCCGAGCTCAGGCCGCTCAGCGGGGACACCGGCTGGGCCTCGGGCCCGGTGCCGCCGGGCGACAGCACCGGGCCCAAGGCCGCTCTCGGCGTCTCCTTAACAACGGCCCGATGGGGGCGTGGCCTAGCTGGGAGGCGTGGCCCCGGCGGGGCGACTCCGCGGTTGCCAGCGGCGAAGGGTGGGGCCCGCTTTCCCCGGCCCACGCCTCCCTCCCCGCTAGCCCCGCCCCCTTCCCCGCTAACCCCGCCCCTTCGCCGATAGCCCCGCCCCAGCCCGCTCCCGGGGCCGGTTTGCGGGGGTCCTGACCCGTCCGCGGACCCTCGTAGGTGGGTGAAGGCGATGGCGCCGGTCTGAGCggcctcatcttcctcctccgGACGGCCCGCCCGCCCCTGCTCCCCCCGGGGGATGGGGCTGCCCGGGGGGAACCCGCCGAGACAGGTGAGGGGCTGGCCCAGGTCTGGGGGGGGACGACAGAGCCCGGCCGTGGGACCTTCTCCGGTACGGGCCCGGGGGGGCTAATCCCCCCCATCGCCCATGGACCCGTGGCagcaggggggctggaggggaaacCCTGATGAGGTACAGCCTCCTGAGAGGGGTGGGCGGCTGCAGGGGGCAGGACAGGGGACAAACGCTGCACAGTTAATGTGGAATTAACGTGGAATTAACGTCTAACACGTCCAGAAGTGTCGCTGGCACCTGGCAGCCCGCTGGGACAGGTCCTGTgccaggaggggctggggggtctcAGAACCAGCGCTGGCAGGGCCGGGGTGGCTGCAGAGTGGCGTGGCTGTCCCACTGTCCCCTCTGGGTACCGAGGCAGAGCCGGGGTGGCCATGGGAaggggctgccccccccgccctgccccacACCCAGGGTCCCCgtccctgcaggcagcagctccctgggggGCCTGGCCCGCTccctgcagaaggcagaggcCATGCTGCGCAGCTGCGTCAGCCCCGGCCTGCGGCGCCTGCtgcccccgcggccccgccaGCGCGGCTACGACGGCAGCGAGGacgaagaggaggaagaggaggaagaaacgCCAGCCTTCCTGGCCCCGCTGGAGCAGAGCTTCCAGGGGCTGCGCCGCTGCCTTTGCGTCTGGGAGGACCCCCGCACCGAGACCTTCCGGGGCCACGTGCGGCCCCAGCCCGGCGACGGCACCGCCGCCTTCTCCTACCACCCCGTCCACCCACGTGTGGCCGAGCGCGGTGCCGCCCTTcatgccctgctgcagcaccgCCACCACCTCCGCCTCGCCCGCGACTACAGCCGCCGGCTGAAGGCCGCCTCCGACTTTCTCCGCCAGCTCCTGGCACTGGCGGAGCAGCCGGAGCCGCCGGcgggggagctgggggccacCTGGCCGCTGCGGGGGCTCTGCCAGGAGCTGCGGATGCATGCTGGCCACTGGAGCGGGCTGCGGCGGCGGATGCGCAGCGACCCGTGGCTGCGGCCGCTGCTGCTGCGCAGGCACGAGTCGGTGGCACACATGCGAcgggcgctgctgctgctggcgctgCATGCTGTGCGGCTGGCCGAGCGCCACGCTGAGGTGCGGCTGCGGGGGCTGGCTCGGGCCAGTCCCGCTGttgccccctccccggcgctGCTCTCTGACCTCTTCCAGGGCCTGGAGATCTACAACCAGGTGGTGGGCGACCTGGCCCTGGAGCTGGGCACCGCCGGTCACCTGCCCGCTGGTGTTGCCGGCTGCCACAGGGTCATGGGGGACCGCTCCCATGCCTTCCCCGCAGCCAGGGTGCTGGGGATACTGGCGGCTGAGCGGGGCTGGCTGGTGGCCGAGCGGCTCCAGCCCCTCCTGCAGCCATGGGACGGTGGTGGTGGGGCAGAACACGTCTGCTGGGAGGATGCCATGGTGCCTTGGCCCCCAGAGCGCAGCACCACGGTGGCGGCGGACACAGGACCCTCTGGACGGGAGGAGCTGCCAGGCCTCGCTGGGGAGCTGAATGCACTGTGCAGGGAGGACGAGGAGCTGATGGGCCTCATCCTGGGGGGCCTGGTGGCCTCCGCCGACAGCCTCTGGCACCACGTCCTCCGTGGGCCCAAGCAGGAGAAGCCGGTAGCAGTGAGCCCCGAGCCCCTGGAACTGCTGG is a genomic window containing:
- the CCDC142 gene encoding coiled-coil domain-containing protein 142 isoform X1, with the protein product MEDGGPERRGGEPCLQVGEGDGAGLSGLIFLLRTARPPLLPPGDGAARGEPAETGSSSLGGLARSLQKAEAMLRSCVSPGLRRLLPPRPRQRGYDGSEDEEEEEEEETPAFLAPLEQSFQGLRRCLCVWEDPRTETFRGHVRPQPGDGTAAFSYHPVHPRVAERGAALHALLQHRHHLRLARDYSRRLKAASDFLRQLLALAEQPEPPAGELGATWPLRGLCQELRMHAGHWSGLRRRMRSDPWLRPLLLRRHESVAHMRRALLLLALHAVRLAERHAEVRLRGLARASPAVAPSPALLSDLFQGLEIYNQVVGDLALELGTAGHLPAGVAGCHRVMGDRSHAFPAARVLGILAAERGWLVAERLQPLLQPWDGGGGAEHVCWEDAMVPWPPERSTTVAADTGPSGREELPGLAGELNALCREDEELMGLILGGLVASADSLWHHVLRGPKQEKPVAVSPEPLELLASSPGTAAGPSSAGWKSVRWLDASRAPAAEALHAQYRPLFWGAAGATLGHRLGLPHCGAGRTVAAARELSRTLAQARVPRECEEELGQLCLRLLCWGVLWSWERGCPPGSPCLRLQVLGRCLATAQAACSWLMGRACRYLAAWALPQFLLVTQGDLQLLKMETERLVVLVSGTFPEPGDAPPQLPPALLSHQEQQLCQQIHSMAASIQLFSGEVLKMFSTDCKRMSAEIFDQTMPLGKHWRVGLRADLPSSPSAYAAAAAQAVLGQVLQGAQLLPRDAQAPALARVTTAFLEAWMDHILAQRIKFSLQGALQLRQDFELVRELVASERYGLAPETRQSLLSLRVFQQMDGAILCLLQQPGGAAGGAPRPWHSLRRCCSDDGAHPQELGAGSLHGLETLETPAAAAGTPPSAASAEVPARLRSGVPESYLSGSQQQWLSLRLHRARRWRVPGLPCVGNSPES
- the TTC31 gene encoding tetratricopeptide repeat protein 31 isoform X2; this translates as MAGGDAEPRCCWVRASRAAVLPAPNMAARQPQPAHCPTSGPLPVPLPVHALPHFRRRRPGAMRGAGGTRDPAGLGLGASRLGAAPAACPWGCVLGPGGWSGAPFCPRHCLPGAADAERSQRQVCGGPAGAGAGGWLPGAAGAPRKAASPPPLQLPVPPQAVSMGEASGARAVFGRDPGFWYYPSRLEESSGEDDEDEEEEEWIDFSQHWDISSEDSDPPYNFCGFKSSFLYEGALPTHPPPSALQVKMHRLPAPWRHQLTAEEAERNAQELVAEEERMKRKAEKKKLKKKKQKDRKKREKLGQELKSKKEAELSTSSLSSPAGAEHPQNSNAEEQEGWPGPSHSPCLGGSTASLGEERGGQEAKAEEMEDELDLSCTFVFKARQKAGVRLPAPGKEKPARMDNVEPGRRALGKEPKASLPCLPTPQEPKASLPCLPTPQAREPKTVPLDTSVVEQSLIIAGRGNEAAQKGRYAEAVQAFTEAVKLNPREHRLFGNRSYCYEKLQRYEEALRDAQVSLGLQPGWPKGFFRKGKALRGLKRYAEAVSTFEELLRLDGANADAAAQLEACRALLRNSSRGQRSPGGIPLSPSLLEAGEPPLPPSGEWASGSCWDTDTGGFVTVGTSRNQARGQSRVAASSQQTLPPTHPARDCYPLWVGNITAKISEKVLHSSFSRFGQIRFIRMLPERRCAFINYTRKKAAEAAYAAMQDAEVEGSRLALQLKHPSHATPSPRQHLEPRGKAGAPLGGLL
- the TTC31 gene encoding tetratricopeptide repeat protein 31 isoform X4 is translated as MAGGDAEPRCCWVRASRAAVLPAPNMAARQPQPAHCPTSGPLPVPLPVHALPHFRRRRPGAMRGAGGTRDPAGLGLGASRLGAAPAACPWGCVLGPGGWSGAPFCPRHCLPGAADAERSQRQAVSMGEASGARAVFGRDPGFWYYPSRLEESSGEDDEDEEEEEWIDFSQHWDISSEDSDPPYNFCGFKSSFLYEGALPTHPPPSALQVKMHRLPAPWRHQLTAEEAERNAQELVAEEERMKRKAEKKKLKKKKQKDRKKREKLGQELKSKKEAELSTSSLSSPAGAEHPQNSNAEEQEGWPGPSHSPCLGGSTASLGEERGGQEAKAEEMEDELDLSCTFVFKARQKAGVRLPAPGKEKPARMDNVEPGRRALGKEPKASLPCLPTPQEPKASLPCLPTPQAREPKTVPLDTSVVEQSLIIAGRGNEAAQKGRYAEAVQAFTEAVKLNPREHRLFGNRSYCYEKLQRYEEALRDAQVSLGLQPGWPKGFFRKGKALRGLKRYAEAVSTFEELLRLDGANADAAAQLEACRALLRQNSSRGQRSPGGIPLSPSLLEAGEPPLPPSGEWASGSCWDTDTGGFVTVGTSRNQARGQSRVAASSQQTLPPTHPARDCYPLWVGNITAKISEKVLHSSFSRFGQIRFIRMLPERRCAFINYTRKKAAEAAYAAMQDAEVEGSRLALQLKHPSHATPSPRQHLEPRGKAGAPLGGLL
- the TTC31 gene encoding tetratricopeptide repeat protein 31 isoform X5, encoding MGEASGARAVFGRDPGFWYYPSRLEESSGEDDEDEEEEEWIDFSQHWDISSEDSDPPYNFCGFKSSFLYEGALPTHPPPSALQVKMHRLPAPWRHQLTAEEAERNAQELVAEEERMKRKAEKKKLKKKKQKDRKKREKLGQELKSKKEAELSTSSLSSPAGAEHPQNSNAEEQEGWPGPSHSPCLGGSTASLGEERGGQEAKAEEMEDELDLSCTFVFKARQKAGVRLPAPGKEKPARMDNVEPGRRALGKEPKASLPCLPTPQEPKASLPCLPTPQAREPKTVPLDTSVVEQSLIIAGRGNEAAQKGRYAEAVQAFTEAVKLNPREHRLFGNRSYCYEKLQRYEEALRDAQVSLGLQPGWPKGFFRKGKALRGLKRYAEAVSTFEELLRLDGANADAAAQLEACRALLRQNSSRGQRSPGGIPLSPSLLEAGEPPLPPSGEWASGSCWDTDTGGFVTVGTSRNQARGQSRVAASSQQTLPPTHPARDCYPLWVGNITAKISEKVLHSSFSRFGQIRFIRMLPERRCAFINYTRKKAAEAAYAAMQDAEVEGSRLALQLKHPSHATPSPRQHLEPRGKAGAPLGGLL
- the TTC31 gene encoding tetratricopeptide repeat protein 31 isoform X1: MAGGDAEPRCCWVRASRAAVLPAPNMAARQPQPAHCPTSGPLPVPLPVHALPHFRRRRPGAMRGAGGTRDPAGLGLGASRLGAAPAACPWGCVLGPGGWSGAPFCPRHCLPGAADAERSQRQVCGGPAGAGAGGWLPGAAGAPRKAASPPPLQLPVPPQAVSMGEASGARAVFGRDPGFWYYPSRLEESSGEDDEDEEEEEWIDFSQHWDISSEDSDPPYNFCGFKSSFLYEGALPTHPPPSALQVKMHRLPAPWRHQLTAEEAERNAQELVAEEERMKRKAEKKKLKKKKQKDRKKREKLGQELKSKKEAELSTSSLSSPAGAEHPQNSNAEEQEGWPGPSHSPCLGGSTASLGEERGGQEAKAEEMEDELDLSCTFVFKARQKAGVRLPAPGKEKPARMDNVEPGRRALGKEPKASLPCLPTPQEPKASLPCLPTPQAREPKTVPLDTSVVEQSLIIAGRGNEAAQKGRYAEAVQAFTEAVKLNPREHRLFGNRSYCYEKLQRYEEALRDAQVSLGLQPGWPKGFFRKGKALRGLKRYAEAVSTFEELLRLDGANADAAAQLEACRALLRQNSSRGQRSPGGIPLSPSLLEAGEPPLPPSGEWASGSCWDTDTGGFVTVGTSRNQARGQSRVAASSQQTLPPTHPARDCYPLWVGNITAKISEKVLHSSFSRFGQIRFIRMLPERRCAFINYTRKKAAEAAYAAMQDAEVEGSRLALQLKHPSHATPSPRQHLEPRGKAGAPLGGLL
- the TTC31 gene encoding tetratricopeptide repeat protein 31 isoform X3, which codes for MAGGDAEPRCCWVRASRAAVLPAPNMAARQPQPAHCPTSGPLPVPLPVHALPHFRRRRPGAMRGAGGTRDPAGLGLGASRLGAAPAACPWGCVLGPGGWSGAPFCPRHCLPGAADAERSQRQVCGGPAGAGAGGWLPGAAGAPRKAASPPPLQLPVPPQAVSMGEASGARAVFGRDPGFWYYPSRLEESSGEDDEDEEEEEWIDFSQHWDISSEDSDPPYNFCGFKSSFLYEGALPTHPPPSALQVKMHRLPAPWRHQLTAEEAERNAQELVAEEERMKRKAEKKKLKKKKQKDRKKREKLGQELKSKKEAELSTSSLSSPAGAEHPQNSNAEEQEGWPGPSHSPCLGGSTASLGEERGGQEAKAEEMEDELDLSCTFVFKARQKAGVRLPAPGKEKPARMDNVEPGRRALGKEPKASLPCLPTPQAREPKTVPLDTSVVEQSLIIAGRGNEAAQKGRYAEAVQAFTEAVKLNPREHRLFGNRSYCYEKLQRYEEALRDAQVSLGLQPGWPKGFFRKGKALRGLKRYAEAVSTFEELLRLDGANADAAAQLEACRALLRQNSSRGQRSPGGIPLSPSLLEAGEPPLPPSGEWASGSCWDTDTGGFVTVGTSRNQARGQSRVAASSQQTLPPTHPARDCYPLWVGNITAKISEKVLHSSFSRFGQIRFIRMLPERRCAFINYTRKKAAEAAYAAMQDAEVEGSRLALQLKHPSHATPSPRQHLEPRGKAGAPLGGLL